One window of Atribacter laminatus genomic DNA carries:
- a CDS encoding glutamine synthetase family protein produces the protein MACCMQTKDEVLSFCEKNNVRFIRLWFTDVLGSLKSFAITYQELEGALNEGMGFDGSSIKGFARIDESDMMAFPDPSTFQILPWRSGEEKVARMFCDITNPDGTPYKGDPRYVLKSKLKKLAEKGMSFYVGPELEFFYFKSDTEPIPLDRGGYFDLTTLDAASNLRRDTIRTLEDMGIKVEYSHHEVAPSQHEIDLRYTDALKMADNVMTYRIVVKEIAQKYGFYATFMPKPLAGINGSGMHVHQSLFNGDHNGFFNGEDTYYLSDMAKKYIAGILTHAREIALVTNQWVNSYKRLVPGYEAPVYICWARRNRSALVRVPLYKPGMEKATRIEVRNPDPACNPYLAFSAMLTAGLAGIENNYQLPDPIEKDVYHMSQKDRESYRIKSLPGSLREAIDCASESSLLKNALGDHIYEYLIQSKQIEWDEYRTVVHPYEVERYLPIL, from the coding sequence ATGGCATGTTGTATGCAAACCAAAGATGAAGTTCTGAGTTTCTGCGAAAAAAACAACGTTCGATTTATCCGACTCTGGTTTACCGATGTGTTGGGAAGTTTAAAGAGCTTTGCCATTACCTACCAAGAATTAGAAGGTGCCCTCAATGAAGGAATGGGATTTGACGGATCTTCAATCAAAGGTTTTGCTCGTATTGATGAAAGTGACATGATGGCTTTTCCGGATCCTTCAACGTTTCAAATCCTTCCCTGGAGAAGTGGTGAAGAAAAGGTGGCTCGGATGTTTTGCGATATCACCAATCCGGATGGAACTCCCTACAAAGGAGATCCACGATATGTTCTCAAATCGAAACTGAAGAAATTAGCCGAAAAAGGGATGTCCTTTTATGTCGGTCCTGAGTTGGAATTCTTTTATTTTAAAAGCGATACTGAGCCTATTCCACTGGATAGAGGGGGGTATTTTGATCTCACTACTTTGGATGCCGCCTCCAATCTCCGACGGGATACCATTCGAACCTTAGAAGATATGGGTATTAAAGTTGAATACAGTCACCATGAGGTCGCACCTTCTCAACACGAAATCGATCTGCGCTATACCGATGCTTTAAAGATGGCCGACAACGTGATGACCTACCGAATCGTAGTCAAAGAAATTGCACAAAAATATGGATTTTATGCCACTTTCATGCCCAAACCTTTGGCGGGTATCAATGGGTCGGGAATGCACGTCCATCAGTCTTTATTCAATGGCGATCATAATGGATTTTTTAACGGAGAAGATACTTATTATCTCTCTGATATGGCAAAGAAATATATTGCCGGAATTCTAACCCATGCCCGAGAAATAGCATTGGTAACCAATCAATGGGTTAATTCATACAAGAGACTGGTACCAGGCTATGAAGCACCAGTTTATATTTGCTGGGCAAGACGAAACCGATCAGCTTTGGTCCGAGTCCCACTTTATAAACCCGGGATGGAGAAAGCGACTCGAATTGAGGTGAGAAATCCCGATCCGGCTTGCAATCCCTATTTGGCTTTTTCGGCCATGTTGACTGCTGGACTGGCCGGCATAGAAAACAATTACCAACTTCCCGATCCGATAGAAAAGGATGTTTATCACATGAGTCAGAAAGATCGGGAGTCCTACCGAATCAAATCACTCCCGGGGAGCTTAAGAGAAGCTATTGATTGTGCATCCGAAAGCAGCTTGCTGAAAAACGCTCTTGGTGATCATATTTATGAATATTTAATTCAGAGTAAACAAATTGAATGGGATGAATACCGAACTGTGGTCCATCCCTATGAAGTAGAACGCTATCTCCCGATTTTGTAA
- a CDS encoding glutamate synthase-related protein encodes MAKSVLFPEFKVIRDTDRCIACQVCVRQCANDVHHYDQDDDTVSCQDERCVGCQRCVTLCPTNALEVKKREVGFHPNANWSVQHIRNLYKQSETGGVLLSGMGCDQPYRIYWDHLLLNASQITNPSIDPLREPIELKTFLGAKEEMLDIDWNQDFPVIKTQLAPQLELNLPILFSAMSYGSISYNAFHSIVEAAREVGTHCNSGEGGLHPDFYPYGKNIIVQVASGRFGVHRDYLQVAGAVEIKIGQGAKPGIGGHLPGEKVSLEISQTRKIPEGSDAISPAPHHDIYSIEDLQRLIFAIKESISYEKPVSVKIAAVHNIAAIASGAIRAGADIVAIDGIRGGTGAAPQVIRDNVGIPIELALAQVDERLRQEGIRHRASLVIAGGIRSSADVIKAIALGADAVYIGTATLVALGCHLCQKCYTGKCNWGIATQDPYLTKRLNPSIGKRRLVNLMRAWAFEIKEMLGGMGVNSIQSLRGNKEHLRTVGLTREESQILGVKPAGEGW; translated from the coding sequence ATGGCAAAAAGTGTTTTGTTTCCAGAGTTTAAAGTTATTCGTGATACCGACCGTTGCATAGCGTGCCAGGTCTGTGTTCGTCAATGTGCCAATGATGTCCATCATTACGATCAGGATGACGATACAGTTTCTTGCCAAGACGAACGCTGTGTTGGCTGTCAGCGATGCGTTACTCTGTGCCCGACCAACGCCTTGGAAGTTAAAAAAAGAGAAGTTGGTTTTCATCCGAATGCCAATTGGAGCGTTCAACATATCCGCAACCTCTATAAACAATCGGAAACCGGGGGCGTACTGCTCTCGGGCATGGGATGTGATCAACCTTATCGTATCTATTGGGATCATCTCTTGTTAAATGCCAGTCAGATAACTAATCCATCAATCGATCCCCTCCGGGAGCCTATTGAATTAAAAACTTTTTTAGGAGCAAAGGAAGAGATGCTGGATATCGATTGGAATCAAGATTTTCCGGTGATTAAAACTCAGCTGGCGCCCCAACTGGAATTGAATCTTCCCATATTGTTTTCAGCTATGTCTTATGGTTCGATAAGTTATAATGCCTTTCACTCTATTGTTGAAGCCGCCCGCGAAGTTGGAACCCACTGTAATAGCGGTGAGGGAGGGTTGCACCCCGATTTTTATCCCTATGGAAAAAACATTATTGTCCAAGTGGCTTCCGGTCGCTTTGGTGTCCATCGGGATTATCTCCAGGTAGCGGGAGCAGTTGAAATTAAGATTGGTCAGGGAGCGAAACCGGGTATTGGTGGACATCTCCCTGGTGAGAAGGTCTCATTGGAAATTTCCCAAACTCGTAAAATCCCCGAGGGTTCCGATGCCATTTCCCCGGCACCCCATCATGATATTTATTCGATAGAAGATTTACAGCGTTTGATATTTGCTATAAAGGAATCGATTTCCTATGAAAAGCCGGTCTCGGTGAAAATTGCAGCAGTTCATAATATCGCCGCAATCGCTTCGGGAGCCATTCGAGCCGGGGCTGATATCGTCGCTATCGATGGCATTCGGGGAGGAACCGGAGCAGCTCCCCAAGTCATTCGTGACAACGTTGGGATTCCCATCGAATTAGCTTTAGCTCAGGTTGATGAGCGTTTGCGTCAGGAAGGCATTCGTCATCGAGCTTCATTGGTTATAGCCGGAGGGATTCGTTCCAGTGCTGATGTCATCAAAGCCATTGCTTTGGGTGCTGACGCCGTTTATATCGGAACGGCAACTTTGGTCGCGTTGGGTTGTCATCTCTGTCAAAAATGTTATACCGGAAAATGCAATTGGGGAATCGCCACTCAAGACCCGTATCTCACCAAGCGGTTGAATCCTTCGATTGGAAAACGTCGTCTAGTGAATCTTATGAGAGCTTGGGCGTTTGAAATCAAAGAAATGCTTGGGGGAATGGGAGTTAATTCGATTCAAAGTTTGCGAGGCAATAAAGAACATCTCAGGACGGTAGGGCTCACTAGGGAGGAGTCGCAAATATTGGGAGTGAAACCGGCTGGAGAGGGGTGGTAA
- a CDS encoding glutamine amidotransferase family protein gives MMREDQLYRIPSGCAVVGILNQDGFRISGEGIIRSIAVMHDRSNGLGGGFAGYGIYPDFPDLYAFHILYDDRQAVITTEDIIQNLCEVEHSEVIPFREIKEVQNYPYFKRYFLFPKGKIFSEDDEVVKLVMKINSSISGAYVISSGKNMGIFKGVGYPEDIGRFFRLEEYQAYCWISHGRFPTNSVGWWGGAHPFGLLSWSVVHNGEISSYGINRRYLQNFDYHCNLQTDTEVITYLVDLLGRKHQIRIPFLGSVLASPFWHEIDLMSEPEKTFYRSLRMIYGGALLNGPFSIIVGFDKGMFGLVDRIKLRPMIAAWKDSTFYLSSEESAIREIAPDLDEIRPLQAGEVVSGQVGEKISYGKKCFVSRV, from the coding sequence ATCATGAGAGAGGACCAACTTTACCGCATACCATCTGGATGTGCCGTAGTTGGCATTCTAAACCAAGATGGATTTAGGATTTCGGGTGAAGGAATCATCCGTTCAATAGCTGTTATGCATGATCGTTCCAACGGTTTGGGAGGTGGTTTTGCGGGATACGGTATCTATCCGGATTTCCCCGATCTTTATGCTTTCCATATTCTTTATGATGATCGGCAAGCGGTTATAACGACCGAAGATATCATCCAAAATTTATGTGAAGTCGAACACTCTGAAGTGATTCCCTTTCGGGAAATCAAAGAAGTCCAAAACTATCCTTATTTTAAAAGGTACTTTCTCTTTCCGAAGGGAAAAATTTTCTCTGAAGATGATGAAGTGGTTAAGCTAGTAATGAAAATAAATTCTTCGATTTCGGGAGCTTATGTTATTTCCAGCGGAAAAAATATGGGAATTTTTAAAGGAGTTGGTTATCCAGAAGACATCGGCCGTTTTTTTCGGCTGGAAGAATATCAAGCTTATTGCTGGATATCTCATGGTCGATTTCCCACCAACAGCGTCGGATGGTGGGGGGGTGCTCATCCTTTCGGTTTGCTTTCCTGGTCGGTTGTTCATAATGGTGAAATTTCTTCTTATGGGATCAACCGACGTTATTTACAAAATTTTGATTATCACTGCAATTTGCAGACCGATACCGAGGTTATTACCTATTTAGTTGACTTGCTCGGACGAAAACACCAAATACGCATTCCCTTTCTCGGCTCGGTTTTAGCCAGTCCTTTCTGGCATGAGATCGATTTAATGTCGGAACCGGAAAAAACTTTTTATCGTTCACTGCGGATGATTTACGGCGGTGCACTATTAAATGGTCCTTTCAGTATCATTGTTGGTTTTGATAAGGGAATGTTTGGATTAGTGGATCGGATCAAACTTCGTCCCATGATCGCTGCGTGGAAAGATTCAACTTTTTATTTATCCAGCGAAGAATCGGCTATTCGTGAAATTGCTCCTGATTTGGATGAAATAAGACCTCTCCAAGCAGGTGAAGTCGTCTCTGGACAGGTGGGTGAAAAAATTAGCTATGGCAAAAAGTGTTTTGTTTCCAGAGTTTAA
- a CDS encoding 4Fe-4S dicluster domain-containing protein, with protein sequence MKKIVIHEEYCIGCRLCEIQCLVKHSSSGKIIKAFREEYPRPISRVHVEEEGYLSFALQCRHCEDATCIENCMTGAMHRDEKSGAVICDEEKCVGCWMCIMSCPFGVIQREKKERKIASKCDLCGNDGEPACVANCPNEALSYEEN encoded by the coding sequence ATGAAAAAAATCGTTATCCATGAGGAATACTGTATTGGATGTCGTCTTTGTGAAATTCAATGCTTGGTAAAGCATTCTAGTTCTGGAAAAATTATTAAAGCTTTCCGGGAAGAATATCCTCGACCGATTTCCCGAGTTCATGTGGAAGAAGAAGGATATCTTTCTTTTGCTCTGCAATGTCGTCATTGTGAGGATGCAACCTGTATCGAGAATTGCATGACTGGTGCCATGCATCGGGATGAAAAAAGCGGGGCGGTGATTTGTGATGAGGAAAAGTGTGTTGGATGCTGGATGTGTATTATGAGTTGTCCCTTTGGCGTCATCCAAAGAGAAAAGAAAGAGCGCAAAATTGCCAGTAAATGTGATTTATGCGGAAACGATGGTGAACCGGCTTGTGTCGCCAACTGTCCAAATGAGGCTCTCAGCTATGAAGAAAATTGA